Proteins found in one Lutimonas zeaxanthinifaciens genomic segment:
- a CDS encoding sugar MFS transporter gives MSKQSSLVPLMIIAALFFIFGFVTWINGALIPFMKTINELTAAQSYLVASASYISFVVMALPSSAILAKTGYRKGMSIGLFVMALGALVFIPAANARTYWVFLLGIFIQGAGMTLLQTAANPYVTILGPIESAAKRISVMGIANKVAGALGSLIFGALLLSGIDEVNEKLKTVSGEEKNQLLDTMADSVFVPYIIMAVVLFVLGILIRKAPLPHVEAEPIKEEEGAKSVKTSIFQFPQLILGVIALFMYVGVEVIAGDSIIAYGLSLGLPVSQAKWFTTFTLFAMVGTYALGVILIPKYMSQTTALRLSGLLGIVLSLVIVNTSGFTSVLLVAALGIANALVWPAIWPLAIDGLGKFTKTGAAFLIMAISGGAILTPMYGRLVDYLKEVYLADGMEEVLATSQSANQGYWILLPAYIIIFLYALKGHKIKSWR, from the coding sequence ATGTCCAAACAATCATCTCTTGTGCCCTTAATGATCATCGCAGCCTTGTTCTTTATCTTTGGCTTTGTAACATGGATTAACGGAGCACTGATCCCTTTTATGAAAACCATAAATGAGCTCACGGCGGCCCAGTCTTACCTGGTAGCTTCAGCCTCATATATTTCATTTGTTGTTATGGCCTTGCCATCGTCTGCAATTTTAGCTAAGACAGGATACAGAAAAGGGATGTCAATTGGCTTGTTCGTGATGGCTTTGGGAGCCTTGGTTTTTATTCCCGCGGCAAATGCCAGAACCTATTGGGTGTTTCTTTTGGGAATTTTTATTCAGGGTGCAGGAATGACTTTGTTACAAACTGCAGCGAATCCCTACGTAACGATCTTGGGGCCTATCGAAAGTGCGGCCAAAAGGATTTCCGTAATGGGAATTGCCAATAAGGTAGCAGGGGCATTAGGGTCCCTGATCTTTGGAGCGCTGCTTTTATCGGGAATAGATGAGGTAAATGAGAAACTTAAAACGGTTTCCGGAGAGGAAAAGAATCAGTTACTCGATACTATGGCTGACAGTGTTTTTGTCCCTTACATTATTATGGCCGTTGTTCTTTTTGTTTTGGGAATCTTAATTCGCAAGGCACCATTACCACATGTTGAAGCTGAACCTATCAAGGAAGAAGAAGGGGCTAAATCAGTAAAAACCAGTATTTTCCAATTCCCGCAATTAATATTGGGAGTTATAGCCCTGTTTATGTATGTAGGGGTAGAAGTGATTGCAGGAGATTCCATCATTGCTTATGGATTGTCACTGGGCCTTCCGGTTTCACAAGCCAAGTGGTTTACTACCTTTACCTTATTTGCAATGGTTGGAACCTATGCCTTGGGGGTTATATTAATACCAAAATATATGAGTCAGACTACGGCTTTAAGACTAAGCGGATTGCTGGGGATAGTATTAAGTCTTGTAATCGTTAATACATCTGGGTTTACATCTGTTCTTCTTGTTGCGGCATTGGGTATTGCCAACGCTCTTGTCTGGCCGGCAATATGGCCCTTGGCCATTGACGGATTGGGTAAGTTTACAAAAACCGGAGCCGCATTTCTGATCATGGCAATTTCCGGTGGGGCCATACTTACTCCGATGTACGGAAGATTGGTAGATTATTTAAAAGAAGTGTACCTGGCCGATGGCATGGAGGAGGTATTAGCGACTTCTCAATCGGCGAATCAAGGCTATTGGATCCTGCTTCCTGCCTATATCATAATCTTCTTATATGCTTTAAAAGGGCATAAAATAAAATCGTGGAGGTAA
- a CDS encoding shikimate dehydrogenase family protein, which yields MDKKRYGLIGRNIAYSFSRNYFNEKFKALNLEDHEYVNYDLKDIDDLKYELKRDQAILKGLNVTIPYKQEIIPLLDEIDGEALTIGAVNTIKILPGNKLKGFNTDAYGFEVALNSIWKGTEKGALILGTGGASKAVTHILGKKNIEFLYVSRNKRDKRTITYDEIDRDVMAGHELIINCSPVGTFPNVEECPDLPYEYLTKKHLLFDLIYNPEKTTFLKRGEKAGSLVMNGYSMLVHQAEKAWEIWNS from the coding sequence GTGGATAAAAAAAGGTATGGATTAATTGGAAGGAATATAGCTTATTCGTTTTCCAGAAACTATTTTAACGAAAAGTTCAAGGCATTGAATTTAGAAGATCATGAGTACGTAAATTATGATCTTAAGGACATTGATGATTTAAAATATGAATTGAAGAGGGATCAGGCCATATTGAAAGGGCTAAATGTTACCATTCCTTACAAACAGGAAATTATTCCATTATTGGATGAAATTGATGGGGAGGCATTGACAATTGGAGCAGTAAATACGATAAAAATCTTACCAGGAAATAAACTAAAAGGTTTTAATACAGACGCTTACGGTTTTGAAGTGGCTTTGAATTCAATCTGGAAAGGAACGGAAAAAGGAGCGCTGATCCTTGGTACGGGAGGGGCATCAAAGGCGGTGACTCACATATTGGGTAAAAAAAACATTGAGTTTCTATATGTGTCGAGAAACAAGAGAGACAAGAGAACCATCACCTATGATGAAATTGACCGAGATGTAATGGCAGGGCATGAATTGATCATTAATTGCAGCCCGGTTGGAACCTTTCCGAATGTGGAAGAATGTCCGGATTTGCCCTATGAGTACCTTACGAAAAAGCATTTACTTTTTGATTTGATTTATAATCCTGAAAAAACGACCTTTCTAAAAAGGGGTGAAAAAGCAGGATCCCTTGTTATGAATGGATATTCAATGCTCGTTCATCAGGCAGAAAAGGCCTGGGAAATCTGGAATTCTTAG
- the ettA gene encoding energy-dependent translational throttle protein EttA: MSDDKKVIFSMSGVSKSYQGTNKQVLKNIYLSFFYGAKIGILGLNGSGKSTLLRIIAGLDKNYQGDVVFAPNYTVGYLAQEPELDDSKTVMEIVKEGVSETVEILDEYNKINDMFGLEEVYSDAEKMEKLMAQQAELQDKIDALNAWELETQLEIAMDALRTPDGDALVKNLSGGERRRVALCRLLLKQPDVLLLDEPTNHLDAESVHWLEHHLAQYKGTVIAVTHDRYFLDNVAGWILELDRGEGIPWKGNYSSWLEQKSDRLAKEEKSASKRQKTLQRELEWVRMAPKGRHAKSKARLSSYDKLMSQDQKQKEEKLEIYIPNGPRLGNNVIDAVGVAKAYGDKLLYDDLNFKLPPNGIVGIIGPNGAGKTTIFRMIMGEEQPDKGEFKVGETAKVAYVDQSHSNIDPDKSIWQNFSDEQEMIMMGGKMVNSRAYLGRFNYSGSEQNKKVSALSGGERNRLHLAMTLKEEGNVLLLDEPTNDLDVNTLRALEEGLENFAGCAVIISHDRWFLDRVCTHILAFEGDSQVYFFEGSFSEYEENKKKRLGGDMIPKRIKYKKLIR, encoded by the coding sequence ATGTCAGACGATAAAAAAGTTATTTTCTCCATGTCAGGAGTGAGTAAATCCTATCAGGGAACTAATAAGCAAGTACTAAAGAATATTTATTTAAGCTTTTTTTACGGAGCAAAAATCGGAATACTGGGTTTGAACGGTTCGGGAAAATCCACCTTGTTAAGAATTATTGCCGGGCTGGATAAAAATTACCAGGGCGATGTTGTTTTTGCCCCAAATTACACCGTAGGATATCTTGCTCAGGAACCAGAGCTTGATGACTCAAAGACAGTAATGGAGATCGTAAAGGAAGGAGTTTCTGAGACGGTTGAAATATTAGATGAGTACAACAAGATCAATGATATGTTCGGCTTGGAAGAAGTGTATTCTGATGCCGAAAAAATGGAGAAGCTGATGGCTCAGCAGGCTGAGCTTCAGGACAAGATAGATGCACTCAATGCCTGGGAACTGGAAACCCAGCTCGAAATTGCCATGGATGCGCTAAGGACCCCGGATGGTGATGCATTGGTAAAGAATCTCTCTGGAGGAGAAAGACGAAGGGTTGCTCTGTGTAGACTGCTTTTAAAGCAGCCGGATGTATTATTGCTCGATGAGCCAACGAACCATTTGGATGCAGAATCGGTTCACTGGCTGGAGCATCACCTGGCCCAGTATAAAGGAACGGTTATAGCTGTAACCCATGACCGGTATTTTCTCGATAACGTTGCGGGATGGATCCTTGAGCTCGATAGAGGAGAGGGCATTCCCTGGAAGGGTAATTATTCTTCATGGCTGGAGCAAAAGTCGGATCGCTTGGCAAAAGAAGAAAAATCGGCTTCAAAGAGGCAAAAAACACTTCAGCGAGAACTTGAATGGGTCCGAATGGCCCCTAAAGGAAGGCATGCCAAATCCAAAGCCAGATTATCGAGTTATGATAAATTGATGAGTCAGGATCAAAAACAGAAGGAAGAAAAACTTGAGATCTATATTCCAAATGGGCCAAGGTTAGGAAATAATGTCATTGATGCGGTTGGAGTAGCGAAGGCTTATGGAGACAAACTATTATACGACGATCTTAATTTCAAGTTACCTCCCAATGGTATCGTTGGAATAATCGGGCCTAATGGAGCCGGTAAAACGACCATATTTAGAATGATCATGGGAGAGGAACAACCGGACAAAGGTGAGTTTAAGGTAGGAGAAACCGCCAAGGTTGCCTATGTGGACCAAAGTCATTCGAATATTGATCCTGATAAATCGATCTGGCAGAATTTTTCAGATGAACAGGAGATGATTATGATGGGAGGCAAAATGGTAAATTCCAGAGCGTATCTGGGTAGGTTTAACTACAGCGGATCTGAACAGAACAAGAAAGTCTCTGCTTTGTCCGGTGGGGAAAGAAACAGGCTTCATCTGGCCATGACGCTTAAAGAAGAGGGTAATGTTTTGCTTTTAGATGAGCCAACTAATGACCTGGATGTTAATACTTTAAGAGCATTGGAAGAAGGTCTTGAAAATTTTGCCGGTTGTGCCGTGATTATTTCTCATGATCGTTGGTTCCTGGACAGAGTATGTACTCATATTCTTGCTTTTGAAGGAGATTCTCAGGTATACTTTTTTGAAGGAAGTTTTTCTGAATATGAAGAAAACAAGAAAAAGAGGCTGGGAGGAGATATGATTCCAAAGCGAATTAAGTACAAAAAACTGATTCGATAA
- the nudK gene encoding GDP-mannose pyrophosphatase NudK produces the protein MNPRIRNVRKLLLSDNWYTLNKVVFDYQMPDGQWVEQMRESYDRGNGAAVLLYNLKKRTVILISQFRMPTYLNGNESGMMIEACAGLLDGDDPETCVIKEAEEESGFRVSKVEKIYEAYMSPGAVTEVVHLYIGEYEESDRVGAGGGLEEEHEDISVLELDFDKAIEMMENGKIRDAKTIILLQHLRLLGLMR, from the coding sequence ATGAACCCAAGGATAAGGAATGTAAGGAAGTTGCTCTTATCGGATAACTGGTATACACTTAACAAAGTTGTATTTGATTATCAGATGCCTGACGGACAGTGGGTAGAGCAGATGAGGGAGTCATATGACAGGGGAAATGGTGCAGCTGTTTTACTGTACAACCTTAAAAAGAGGACGGTCATTTTAATATCTCAGTTTCGAATGCCAACCTATCTGAATGGGAATGAATCCGGAATGATGATTGAAGCCTGTGCAGGATTGCTGGATGGTGATGATCCTGAAACCTGTGTGATAAAGGAGGCTGAGGAGGAGTCAGGATTCAGAGTTTCGAAAGTTGAAAAAATTTATGAAGCTTATATGTCACCAGGCGCGGTAACAGAAGTCGTTCACCTCTACATTGGAGAATACGAGGAGTCTGATCGGGTTGGAGCAGGGGGAGGACTTGAAGAAGAGCATGAGGATATCAGTGTTTTGGAACTGGACTTTGACAAAGCGATAGAAATGATGGAGAACGGTAAGATCAGGGATGCAAAGACGATTATCCTTTTGCAGCATTTAAGGTTACTGGGACTAATGCGATGA
- a CDS encoding alpha/beta hydrolase-fold protein: protein MKYLLFTLFLFLPFTKLQSQSTTHKLSVEVSVDETLLNSFNRSGRLFIFLTKNPDLEPRQQIWPNPYSKTHIFAVNKDGFPKDKPLTFGPDLNWTKTTEWGLTNVPEGTYYMQVLWDQDSKESRTGAPGNLYSSKKKIELNSSKHLAVVLNQQIQKRSLKEHPLAKLIELKSDTLSNWWNKEMRIKASILLPHGYQKGKSYPIRYNVAGYGGRYTRLNRLLNNNKFMEWWESDEAPKIINVFLDGEGPFGDSYQMDSDNSGPYGYSLIHEVIPQIESKYRGTDEMTTRFVDGCSTGGWVSLGLQLYYPDIFNGVYSYSPDAIDFENYQLINIYKEKNAFYNEYDYLRPVMRNEYGEPMLSMKEFVAYENVFGPSNTYLDSGGQFSAHTALYSPKGEDGLPQPMFHHVTGEIDSLVAKSWEKYDFKRYAEKNWKTLGPKLQGKIYIWMGDMDHFYLNTGTRGFENFLKNTKDPKSDAIIEFSPMEGHCSLFSHKEILIKIKERLKALE from the coding sequence ATGAAATATTTATTATTTACCCTCTTTCTATTCCTTCCTTTTACAAAATTACAATCCCAGTCAACGACACATAAACTTTCTGTTGAAGTATCGGTTGATGAAACTCTTCTCAATTCTTTTAATAGATCAGGGCGTTTATTCATTTTCTTAACGAAAAATCCTGATCTGGAACCCAGGCAACAGATCTGGCCCAATCCCTATAGCAAAACTCATATTTTTGCCGTAAACAAAGATGGTTTCCCAAAAGACAAACCGCTGACATTTGGCCCTGACCTAAACTGGACCAAAACAACCGAATGGGGATTAACCAATGTTCCTGAAGGAACATATTATATGCAGGTCCTGTGGGATCAGGATTCGAAAGAGAGCAGGACCGGCGCCCCCGGGAACCTCTATAGTTCCAAGAAGAAAATAGAATTGAATTCCTCGAAGCATCTTGCTGTGGTCCTGAATCAGCAAATACAGAAAAGATCGCTGAAAGAGCATCCCCTTGCCAAATTAATTGAATTAAAAAGTGACACCCTGTCTAACTGGTGGAATAAAGAAATGCGCATTAAGGCCTCCATCCTTCTTCCTCATGGTTACCAAAAAGGCAAAAGTTATCCTATTCGATATAATGTCGCTGGGTACGGCGGACGTTACACACGGTTGAATCGGTTATTGAATAATAATAAATTTATGGAATGGTGGGAATCAGATGAGGCTCCTAAAATCATCAATGTGTTTCTCGATGGAGAAGGTCCGTTTGGAGATTCTTATCAAATGGATTCTGACAATAGCGGGCCTTATGGATACTCACTTATCCATGAGGTGATTCCTCAGATCGAATCAAAATACAGAGGAACGGATGAAATGACAACCCGATTTGTTGATGGCTGCTCTACCGGTGGCTGGGTTTCTCTCGGGCTGCAGTTGTACTATCCTGATATTTTTAACGGCGTCTACTCATACAGCCCCGATGCAATCGATTTTGAAAATTATCAACTCATCAATATTTATAAGGAAAAGAATGCCTTTTACAATGAATATGATTATTTAAGACCGGTTATGCGAAATGAATACGGGGAGCCCATGTTGTCAATGAAAGAGTTTGTGGCCTACGAAAATGTCTTCGGCCCCTCCAACACTTATCTTGATTCAGGAGGCCAATTTAGTGCCCATACGGCTTTATACAGCCCAAAAGGAGAGGATGGACTGCCCCAACCCATGTTTCATCATGTCACAGGAGAAATAGATTCCCTCGTGGCAAAATCCTGGGAGAAGTATGACTTTAAAAGATACGCTGAAAAAAACTGGAAAACCCTGGGCCCTAAACTGCAGGGAAAAATTTATATATGGATGGGAGACATGGACCACTTTTATCTCAATACAGGAACCAGGGGTTTTGAAAATTTCCTGAAAAACACTAAAGACCCAAAATCGGATGCCATCATTGAGTTCAGCCCGATGGAAGGACATTGCTCCTTGTTTTCTCACAAGGAAATATTAATTAAAATAAAAGAACGGCTTAAGGCTTTAGAATAG
- a CDS encoding sodium:solute symporter: protein MAISYFTSRNRSDESFFTGDRQSPWFLVAFGMVGAALSGVTFVSVPGMVGNNSFYFFQFILGNVVGYLFITFVLIPLYYRLKLVSIYGYLKDRFGSTTYKTGSLFFLISQSFGASLRLLLAAKILQFAFFEKLGVPFYLTVVIILLLVWLYTNKSGIKTIVWTDTMQTTFLILAAVVTIYSITSAMNLSVGESVNRVLQHDYFKIFNWDGRSGNNFFKQFLAGILIAIAMMGLDQNMMQKTLTCKNQWDAQKNTLTFSLILALTQFLFLGLGILLYIYADAIQVTLPVGEQGQYLDTDTLFPNLAINHLGLITGVSFLLGIIAASFSSVDSALTALTTSFTYDFMDISHKSGEQKRKLKNRVLFGFSLVVFLIIMSFSGSRGDVISLIFKVAGYTYGPLLGLFLLGMFSKVSIKDRWVPLICILAPALTYGLSIYLKNSFNFDFGFISIAVNAFITILGLLIIKQNGKK, encoded by the coding sequence ATGGCTATATCCTATTTCACTTCAAGGAACAGAAGTGATGAGTCATTTTTTACCGGTGACAGGCAGTCCCCCTGGTTTTTGGTGGCCTTTGGAATGGTGGGAGCGGCTCTTTCCGGAGTTACTTTTGTTTCGGTACCCGGGATGGTGGGTAACAATAGTTTCTACTTTTTTCAATTCATTCTAGGGAATGTGGTTGGTTATCTTTTTATAACTTTTGTTTTAATACCCTTGTATTACAGGTTGAAGCTCGTTTCTATTTACGGGTATTTAAAGGATAGATTTGGAAGTACAACCTATAAAACAGGTTCTTTATTTTTTCTGATATCCCAGTCTTTTGGGGCCTCTTTAAGATTACTTCTCGCAGCAAAAATTTTACAATTTGCTTTTTTTGAAAAGCTGGGGGTTCCATTTTATCTGACTGTTGTGATAATTTTGTTACTGGTTTGGCTTTACACCAACAAGTCAGGAATAAAGACTATTGTCTGGACGGATACCATGCAAACAACATTCCTGATTTTAGCAGCCGTCGTTACAATTTATTCGATTACCTCGGCCATGAATCTTTCAGTTGGGGAGTCTGTAAACAGGGTGTTGCAGCATGACTATTTTAAGATCTTTAACTGGGACGGCAGATCGGGCAACAATTTTTTTAAACAGTTTCTCGCTGGAATCCTTATCGCAATTGCCATGATGGGACTGGATCAGAACATGATGCAAAAAACGCTGACCTGCAAGAACCAATGGGATGCGCAAAAGAATACACTTACGTTTAGCCTTATACTCGCTCTGACACAGTTTTTGTTTCTTGGACTGGGGATACTTCTCTATATCTATGCGGATGCCATTCAGGTAACCTTGCCTGTTGGAGAACAGGGACAATATCTCGATACAGACACCTTGTTCCCTAATCTAGCCATTAATCATCTGGGGCTGATCACGGGAGTGAGTTTCTTGCTGGGGATTATTGCAGCCTCGTTTTCAAGTGTTGATTCTGCACTTACGGCACTTACAACTTCCTTCACTTACGATTTTATGGATATTTCTCATAAGTCCGGGGAGCAAAAAAGGAAATTGAAAAACAGAGTACTTTTTGGGTTTTCACTTGTGGTATTTTTGATAATTATGTCTTTTTCAGGAAGCCGGGGTGATGTGATTTCCTTAATATTTAAAGTTGCAGGCTATACCTACGGCCCCTTGCTGGGCTTGTTTTTACTAGGAATGTTTTCCAAAGTGAGTATAAAGGACAGGTGGGTTCCTTTAATTTGTATTTTGGCACCCGCTTTGACTTACGGCCTGAGTATTTACCTGAAAAATAGTTTTAATTTTGACTTCGGATTTATAAGTATTGCGGTTAATGCTTTTATCACAATATTAGGATTATTGATTATTAAACAAAATGGAAAGAAATGA
- the murQ gene encoding N-acetylmuramic acid 6-phosphate etherase produces MREGSTTEQSSYYDDLEKMSVRDLLVNMNNEDKKVALAVQDAIPYIEPLVEEIVKRFKKGGRLFYIGAGTSGRLGVLDASECPPTYGVPDTWVIGLIAGGDGALRKAVENAEDDLKQAWYDLKEFDINEKDVLVGIAASGRTPYVIGGLRDANKNNVLTACVTCNKGSEVAKEAVFPIEVVVGSEFVTGSTRMKSGTAQKLILNMISTSVMIKLGRVRGNKMVDMQLSNEKLVIRGTRMVAAELGIDEDLAQKLLLKHKSVRAAIDNYKK; encoded by the coding sequence ATGAGAGAAGGATCCACAACTGAGCAATCTTCGTACTATGACGATTTAGAGAAAATGAGTGTACGCGATCTTTTGGTAAACATGAACAATGAAGATAAAAAGGTTGCACTGGCTGTTCAGGATGCCATCCCTTATATTGAACCTTTGGTAGAAGAAATTGTGAAACGATTTAAAAAAGGGGGTAGGCTCTTTTATATTGGCGCCGGCACAAGTGGTCGGCTTGGCGTTTTGGATGCTTCTGAATGTCCACCAACTTATGGAGTTCCGGATACATGGGTTATCGGTCTAATTGCAGGAGGAGATGGAGCTTTGAGAAAGGCAGTTGAGAATGCCGAAGATGATTTGAAACAAGCCTGGTACGATTTAAAGGAGTTCGATATCAACGAAAAGGATGTTTTGGTTGGCATAGCGGCATCAGGAAGAACACCTTACGTAATAGGAGGCTTAAGAGATGCGAATAAAAATAATGTATTAACAGCCTGTGTAACTTGCAATAAGGGATCTGAAGTGGCTAAAGAGGCAGTTTTCCCTATTGAGGTTGTTGTGGGTTCTGAATTTGTTACCGGTAGTACAAGAATGAAGTCTGGTACGGCACAGAAGCTGATTTTGAACATGATTTCAACCTCGGTCATGATCAAACTTGGTCGTGTAAGAGGAAATAAAATGGTAGATATGCAATTGAGTAATGAAAAACTTGTGATCCGGGGTACACGTATGGTGGCTGCTGAATTAGGTATAGATGAGGATTTGGCCCAGAAGCTTTTGCTAAAACATAAAAGTGTCCGGGCGGCGATAGATAATTATAAAAAATAA
- a CDS encoding DUF349 domain-containing protein, which translates to MLDVNNDQLSSDSTGEGEEKKQEDKSIRTEEKKIEAVKMESEETQKVSEKNEVETADTTESDQTETVKEPEIKEKTEVKPETETQAETDVVRDAESEEKVEEKKKEEEKTKKKLPEIDLSTLTLEGVVDAMKSLLEEFEIQEIKQQIEDLRADFLKKFKSFIQEKREEYVKAGGKAEEFFFNATVKNKFDEQLSNYKRKRQQFYRDVERIQKENLELRLQLIEELKQLIDNAEASTMYKNFRNLQERWREVGQIPHAKYNDIWRTYHHHVERFYDLLHLNNDFRDLDFKHNLEEKTKLIEKAEALTEEEDVNHAFKELQILHRMWKEEIGPVARELREEVWHKFSEATKKIHKKRHEFQEILDERYKANVGLKLAVIEKINSLDFEKNETHKDWQNSIKQLDKLRDEFFAIGKVPKAKNEEVWQLFREATRKFNAEKNAFYKGIKKSQAENLKKKLSLVEKAESYKESDNWSEATEMYKKIQAEWKKVGHVPRKDSDKIWKRFKDACNYYFDRLHEKQNDIDKDQSALIDKKKEYIETLKEEIEKGKDTSVDIVHKALEQWRAFGVLPQKVKHLDIKFNKVLDAAYKKLNIDKDEADYLRFKSSVDAMLDQKNTRKLDSEQLFIRRKIDDITKEIKQLENNISFISNASEDNPLVKNVYKNIDDHKKSLEVWKRKLTYLRKMEY; encoded by the coding sequence ATGTTAGACGTAAATAATGATCAATTATCATCCGATTCAACGGGAGAAGGAGAAGAAAAAAAGCAGGAAGACAAATCCATAAGGACGGAGGAAAAGAAGATAGAAGCTGTAAAGATGGAATCAGAAGAGACTCAGAAAGTTTCTGAGAAAAATGAGGTTGAAACAGCTGATACGACTGAATCTGATCAGACAGAAACTGTTAAGGAACCCGAGATCAAGGAGAAAACAGAAGTAAAGCCGGAAACTGAAACTCAAGCCGAAACCGACGTTGTACGCGACGCTGAATCTGAGGAAAAAGTGGAAGAGAAGAAGAAAGAGGAAGAGAAGACTAAAAAGAAGCTCCCTGAAATAGATCTTTCGACCCTGACTCTTGAAGGGGTTGTGGATGCCATGAAAAGTCTCTTGGAGGAGTTTGAAATTCAAGAGATCAAACAGCAGATAGAAGATCTTCGGGCCGATTTCCTTAAGAAATTCAAATCCTTTATTCAGGAGAAAAGGGAGGAATATGTTAAGGCAGGAGGGAAGGCTGAAGAATTTTTCTTTAACGCAACGGTTAAAAACAAATTTGATGAACAACTCAGTAATTACAAGAGGAAACGTCAACAGTTTTATCGAGATGTGGAGCGGATTCAAAAGGAAAACCTTGAATTAAGGCTTCAGCTTATTGAGGAGTTAAAACAGCTGATAGACAATGCAGAGGCTTCTACAATGTACAAGAACTTTAGAAATCTTCAGGAGAGATGGAGAGAAGTAGGACAGATACCTCATGCAAAGTACAATGACATTTGGAGAACATATCATCACCATGTTGAACGGTTTTATGATTTACTGCATCTGAACAATGATTTCAGAGACCTGGATTTTAAACATAACCTGGAGGAAAAGACAAAACTTATTGAAAAGGCGGAGGCTCTGACAGAAGAGGAAGATGTAAACCATGCCTTTAAGGAATTGCAGATCCTTCATAGAATGTGGAAAGAGGAAATCGGTCCTGTTGCAAGAGAATTAAGAGAAGAGGTATGGCATAAATTCAGTGAAGCCACAAAGAAGATTCATAAAAAGAGACACGAGTTTCAGGAAATTCTGGATGAAAGATATAAGGCCAATGTTGGTTTAAAGCTGGCAGTCATCGAGAAAATTAACAGCCTCGATTTTGAAAAGAATGAAACACACAAAGATTGGCAAAACAGTATTAAACAGCTTGATAAACTGAGAGATGAATTTTTTGCCATTGGAAAAGTCCCTAAAGCAAAAAATGAAGAAGTATGGCAACTATTCAGAGAAGCCACACGAAAGTTTAACGCTGAGAAAAATGCCTTCTACAAGGGTATTAAAAAAAGCCAGGCTGAAAATCTGAAAAAGAAGCTTTCTCTTGTGGAAAAGGCAGAATCATATAAAGAAAGTGATAACTGGTCAGAGGCTACAGAGATGTATAAAAAGATCCAGGCCGAATGGAAGAAAGTAGGCCATGTGCCCAGAAAGGATTCAGACAAGATTTGGAAGCGTTTTAAGGATGCCTGTAATTATTATTTTGATCGGCTTCACGAAAAGCAAAACGACATCGATAAGGATCAGTCGGCGTTGATAGACAAGAAAAAAGAGTATATCGAGACTTTAAAAGAAGAAATTGAAAAAGGTAAAGATACCAGTGTTGATATCGTCCATAAAGCCTTGGAACAATGGAGGGCTTTTGGGGTGTTGCCTCAGAAGGTCAAGCACCTTGATATAAAATTCAATAAGGTATTGGATGCTGCTTACAAAAAATTGAATATTGACAAGGATGAGGCAGATTATTTAAGATTCAAAAGTTCTGTTGATGCCATGCTGGATCAAAAGAATACACGAAAACTTGACAGCGAACAACTGTTTATCCGGAGAAAGATCGATGATATTACAAAGGAAATAAAACAACTTGAAAATAATATAAGTTTTATTTCGAATGCTTCAGAAGATAACCCTTTGGTCAAGAATGTTTATAAGAATATAGATGATCATAAGAAGTCGCTTGAGGTTTGGAAAAGAAAACTCACGTACTTGAGAAAAATGGAATATTAA